In Solanum lycopersicum chromosome 5, SLM_r2.1, the following are encoded in one genomic region:
- the LOC104647447 gene encoding uncharacterized protein yields the protein MATSTTTSTSFLSSTPFSSRRKSSSSSRNSRTTALAMGREAQDRNYYNCRSVDENLIILRKRIHEMKMIERNYEPPSDWMDWEKSIYANYDANICQALGLLQSQLMDTRPSLVLGMAALIGLSVPISTIVILFHLIELTKGILA from the coding sequence ATGGCAACATCCACAACAACATCAACTTCTTTTCTTTCATCAACTCCATTTTCATCGAGACGAAAATCATCTTCATCGTCGCGAAATTCGAGGACGACGGCTTTGGCAATGGGGAGAGAAGCTCAAGATCGAAACTACTACAATTGTCGTAGTGTTGATGAGAACTTAATTATTCTACGTAAGAGAATTCATGAGATGAAAATGATCGAAAGAAATTACGAGCCTCCCTCTGATTGGATGGATTGGGAAAAAAGTATATATGCTAATTACGATGCAAATATTTGTCAAGCATTGGGATTGTTGCAATCTCAATTAATGGATACAAGACCTAGTTTGGTTTTGGGCATGGCTGCACTTATTGGATTAAGTGTACCAATTTCAACTATTGTGATCTTGTTTCATTTGATTGAGTTAACCAAGGGAATTTTAGCttga